GGAGCAGTTGGCGTTCAGTACGCACCTGTTGCCGATCCGCCGCGGAATTCTGTCCAGTATTTACACCCACCTGAAACGGACGGTCAGCGCGCTGGAACTGGAGCAGCTGATCCGCGACTTTTATGCAAGCAGCCCGTTCGTGCGTATCTATGCTCCGCCCCGGCTGCCGGAGATCCAGCACTCGCAACATTCGAATTTCTGCGATATCGGCTGGGTGCTGGCTCCCGACAACAAACGCGTGATGCTGGTGTCCTGCATCGACAACCTGATCAAGGGTGCGGCGGGACAGGCAGTGCAGAACATGAACCTGATGTACGGCTGGGATGAGCGGGAGGGGCTGGTTCCGGTGCCCGCTACCCGCAGCCGGTTCCCGCGCGCCGCTTACGTGGCGGCGGCGACACAGGCCAGCTACGTATCAGGAGCGATTCATTGAGACTGGTGGTTAAGATTGGCGGCACGCTGATCGATGACCCCGTTGCCATTGACCGCTGCGCCCGGTGCGTTGCGAGCATGGCTCAGGCGGGCCAGCAGGTTGCCGTCGTTCACGGCGGCGGCAAGGCGCTGACACGGCTTCTGGAGCGGTTGGGCAAGAAGAGCGAATTTGTTCACGGTTTGCGCGTCACCGATGCCGAAACGCGGGATGCGGCGTTAATGGTCTTGGCTGGCGGGATCAATAAGAAGCTGGTTGGCGCTCTCGGCAAGCTGGAGCAGCCGGCGGTCGGGATGTGCGGTGGAGACGGTCTCAGCTTTCGTGCGCGCAAGCGGGAGAACGGCGCTGTTGACCTCGGATTCGTGGGCGAGATTTCGTCGGTTAATCCGCAGTGGTTGAACGCGATCTGGGAAGCCGGTGCGGTGCCGGTGATCGCCAGCCTGGCGCTGGGCGCCGACGGCGAGTATTACAACATCAATGCCGACCAGATGGCGGCTGCCTGCGCCGTCGCCTGCGGCGCTGCCCGGCTGGCATTTCTGACCGATGTGGGTGGCGTGATGAATGCCGACCAGTCGGTGATCCGCACCCTGCCGGCAAATGAAATCACGGCGCTGCGCGATGCCGGGATCGTCCGCGGTGGGATGCTGCCGAAACTGGAAGCATGCCAGCGCGCGCTGGCCGGCGGCGTTGTTTCGGTGCACATTCTGCCGGGGGCGGAGATGGAAGCGTTGAGCGGGCTTGCGCGGGGTGCAATCCAGGTGGGAACGGAGTTGGTAACGTGAATCTCGAAGCCGTAGCGAGGGCGGAAGCGAAGCTTTTGCTGCCCACCTACGATCGCAAGCGCGTGCTGTTTCGCCGTGGCCAGGGTTGTTATCTGTGGGATGACCGCGACCGGCGCTACCTGGACTGGCTGAGCGGCATCGGAGTGTGCGCGCTCGGTTACAACCACCGGGCGGTGACCGAGACCATTCGCAAGCAGGCGCCGCGGCTGGTGCACATCTCGAACCTCTTTTATCACGACTACCAGGCGGCGCTCGCGGAGCGGCTTACCAGGCTGTCCGGCCTGGACCGCGCCTTCTTCTGCAACAGCGGCAGCGAAGCCATCGAGGGCGCCCTGAAGCTGGCGCGTGCTTATGCGCGTTTGCACAACAAGAATGGCGCCAAGGCTCCGTGGCGCATTGTCGCCATGGATAATTCGTTCCACGGCCGCACCGCGGGCGCGCTGGCGGCCACGGCGACCAAGAAATATCGCGAGCCTTTCGAGCCGCTCCTGCCGGGCGTGCGCTTCGCAAAATTCAACGACGTTGCCGACCTGGAGAAGAAACTCGACGGCAGCGTGTGCGCGGTGATCATCGAACCCATCCAGGGCGAGGGCGGGATCAACCCGGTGACGCCTGAATTTTTTTCCGCCGCACGCCAACTGGCGGACAA
The DNA window shown above is from Terriglobales bacterium and carries:
- the argB gene encoding acetylglutamate kinase, which produces MVKIGGTLIDDPVAIDRCARCVASMAQAGQQVAVVHGGGKALTRLLERLGKKSEFVHGLRVTDAETRDAALMVLAGGINKKLVGALGKLEQPAVGMCGGDGLSFRARKRENGAVDLGFVGEISSVNPQWLNAIWEAGAVPVIASLALGADGEYYNINADQMAAACAVACGAARLAFLTDVGGVMNADQSVIRTLPANEITALRDAGIVRGGMLPKLEACQRALAGGVVSVHILPGAEMEALSGLARGAIQVGTELVT
- a CDS encoding aspartate aminotransferase family protein, which codes for MNLEAVARAEAKLLLPTYDRKRVLFRRGQGCYLWDDRDRRYLDWLSGIGVCALGYNHRAVTETIRKQAPRLVHISNLFYHDYQAALAERLTRLSGLDRAFFCNSGSEAIEGALKLARAYARLHNKNGAKAPWRIVAMDNSFHGRTAGALAATATKKYREPFEPLLPGVRFAKFNDVADLEKKLDGSVCAVIIEPIQGEGGINPVTPEFFSAARQLADKLGALLIADEIQCGLGRTGDMFAFQKFGVTPDVLALAKPIASGLPLGAILTREHVAAAMKPGLHGTTFGGGPLACAVAVTVLDTLQGDKVLANVRRVGKYFREQLETLKRKHGSVAEARGIGLMLALQLKIPGKDVVDACLARGLVINCTHDTVLRFLPPFIITEKQVDEGVKILDLALGEVEKKLGLQAAVVADKKR